From the Polaribacter huanghezhanensis genome, the window ATAATGATACCCATATTTTACAGCTAACCAACCACACAATAATGGTGCAACCCAGCCGCCAATATTAATTCCCATATAAAAAATGGTAAATCCAGAATCTTTTCTTACATCACCTTCTTTATATAAAGCTCCAACAAATGTTGAAATATTGGGTTTAAAAAAACCATTACCAACAATGATTAATGCTAAAGCTAAGAAAAAGGCGATATCATTTTGTACAGCCAAAACAAAATGTCCTAAAGCCATTAAAATTCCGCCTAAAAAAATGGAAGAACGCATTCCTAAAATTTTATCAGAAATCTGCCCACCAATAACGGTTGATGCATACACCAACGAGCCATAAGAAGCATAAACAGCTGCAGTAGCATAATCTCTATTAGATAAAGATTTAAATATTTCCTCAACCATATAAAGCGTTAATAACGCTCTCATTCCATAGAAACTAAATCGCTCCCATAATTCTGCAAAAAATAAATAAAATAATCCCTTTGGATGTCCGAACAATTGTGGTTCGTCTTGTTGTATTGCTACTGAATCTGCCATAATTTTAGTGTAGTTTATTCGTGTTTTATAGTTTTTATTTCTATTCTGAAATAATAGTTTTTACTAAAAGATTGCCAAGTTTACGGAAAAATCGGCAAAAACTATGTCAAAAAAATTAGAAATATTGATTAGTACGCCGATTTTCATTCCATTCATTTATCTTTGTGACTCTTAAAAAGATGGATTCAATGTCTAAAATTATTTCAGGATTTTCTAAACTCACAAAACAAGAGAAGATAAACTGGTTGTCTAAAAATTATTTTAGTCCTCAGCCAGAAATTATACAAACGCTACAACAATATTGGAATGCAGATGAAAAACTGCAACAATTACACGACGATTTTATAGAGAATACAGTATCCAATTTTTATTTGCCTTATGGTGTTGCACCAAACTTTGTAATTAACGGAAATCATTATGTAATTCCGATGGTTGTTGAAGAGAGTTCTGTGGTTGCAGCAGCGTCGAAAGTGGCAAAATTTTGGAGTAAACGTGGCGGATTTAAAGCGGAAGTAATTTCAACCACAAAAATAGGACAAGTGCATTTTATGTTTGAAGGAAATAAAGCAGATTTAATATCATATTTCCATCAACAAAAAGAGAATTTACAAAAAGCTACGGCTTCCATCACCAAAAATATGGAAAAACGCGGTGGCGGAATTTTAGATATTGAATTGGTTGATAAAACTGATAAATTGGCCAATTACTATCAATTACATGCAACGTTTGAAACCAAAGATTCTATGGGGGCAAACTTTATCAATTCGTGCTTAGAAGCCATTGCAAAAGCGTTTCGTAAAGATGATATTGAAATTGTGATGAGTATTTTATCAAACTATGTCCCAGAATGTTTGGTAAGAGCAGAAGTTTCTTGTAAGATTGATAAATTGGGCGGAGAAAATCCAAGAGAATTTGCACAAAAATTTAAACAAGCAGTTCAGATTGCAGAAATAGAACCTTACAGAGCGGTAACGCACAACAAAGGAATTATGAACGGAATTGATGCTGTTGTGTTGGCAACCGGAAATGATTTTAGAGCAATTGAAGCTGGTGCGCATGCGTATGCGGCAAAATCAGGAAACTATAAAAGTTTAACGCATTGTGAAATTGAAAATGATGTTTTTAGGTTTTGGATAGAAATTCCGTTGGCATTAGGAACCGTTGGCGGATTAACAGCGTTGCATCCAATGGCAAAATTATCGTTGGATATGTTGCAAAAACCATCAGCAAGACAATTGATGCAAATTATTGCAACGGCTGGATTGGCACAAAACTTTGCTGCGTTAAAAGCATTGACAACAAGCGGAATTCAGCAAGGACATATGAAAATGCATTTGATGAATATTTTAAATCAGTTGAATGCAACAAATGAAGAAAAAGAAATAGTTGTTGCTTCTTTTAAAGATAAAACGGTTACGTATAGTGCAGTTGTTGAACAATTTAATGCTTTGAGAAAGTAGTATTGTGTCACCTCGAGCGGAGTCGAGAGGTCATAATTTAATAATATTAAAAACAGGTATCGACTCCGCTCGACCAGACATTAATTTGGAAAAACATTACAGCAACGGAAAATTATTATTAACAGGAGAATATGTTGTGCTTGACGGAGCGACATCGTTAGCTGTGCCTACAAAATTTGGACAAGACTTAGTTGTAGAAGCAATCGAAGAACCAGAATTAATTTGGGGAAGTTTTACGAATACAGGAGCATGTTGGTTTGAAGCAATTTTTGATGTGCCAAAACTCCGTTTAAAAAACGCAACCTTTAATTCTGATAAAGAAGGAAATGCGGAGTTTATTGCAGAAACTTTGCAGAAAATTTTAAGCGAAGCAAGAGAATTAAATCCAGATTTTTTGCAAACCGATAAAGGCCTACTCGTAAAAACAAACCTTACTTTTCCAAGAAATTGGGGATTGGGAAGCTCATCAACATTAATCAATAATATTGCAAACTGGGCAAATATAGATGCTTATAAATTATTGTGGAATGCTTTTTCTGGAAGCGGTTTTGATATTGCTTGTGCACAACATAATTCACCAATATTGTATCAATTAGAAAATAAAGAACCTAGTGTAAAGCAAGTGGATTTCAATCCAAATTTTAAAGACGAATTGTTTTTTGTACATCTAAATAAAAAACAAAACAGCAGAGACGGAATTCAAAGATATGTTGCCTATCAATCAAAAAAATCTTTCGACTCCGCCTGTCTGTCGGTCAAGCAGGCTCAAGATGACATTAAGAAAATTTCTAACCTATCAAATGAATTTGTAAAAGCAACTTCAGCATTAGATTTAGAAAAAATAATTGAAGAGCATGAAAACATTATTTCTTCAATAGTAAAATTAAATCCAGTTAAAAAGGAATTGTTTTCTGATTACTTTGGCGCGATAAAAAGCTTAGGAGCTTGGGGTGGAGATTTTGTATTAGTTACAGGAAACGAAGACACACCAAACTATTTTAAACAAAAAGGATTTGAAACAATCCTTCCATATTCAAAAATGGTTTTGTAATAAAACAAAATAGGTCTCGACTGCGCTCGACCTGACAATTAATATACTAAATGTCTCCTCGAGCGCAGTCGAGAGGTTTTCAAATAGAGAATGAACAAAATAATCATTATTGGCGGAGGAGCCGCAGGTTTTTTTACAGCGATAAATGCGAAAGAGCAAAATCCAGATTTAGACATTACTATTCTTGAAAAAGGGAATGATGTGCTACAAAAAGTAAAAATTTCTGGTGGCGGACGTTGCAATGTTACGCACGCGTGTTTTGAACCAAAAGAATTGGTAAAATTTTATCCACGTGGAGAAAAAGAATTGCTCGGGCCTTTTCATACGTTTATGACTGGCGATACTTTTGAGTGGTTTGATGATCGTGGAGTTCCATTAAAAATTGAAGAAGATAACAGAGTGTTTCCAGAAGCAAATACTTCGCAAGCAATTATTGATTGTTTTGAGAATGCAGTTGATACACTCGGAATTAAAGTCTTGAAAAATCATGGTGTAAATTCAGTTTCTAAAAAAGACGATGAATGGATTATCAACACAAAAAACGAAATTTTTATTGCTGATAAATTAGTAATTGCTGCAGGAAGTAGCAATAAAATTTGGGAATTGGTAACCACTTTAGATCACTCAATCATTGAGCCAGTTCCGTCTTTGTTTACGTTCAATATTAAAGACAAAAGAATCATCGATTTGTTAGGAATTTCTGTTCCGAATGCAACTGTAAATATCGTTGGGACGAAATTAGAATCAACAGGTCCTTTATTAATTACACATTGGGGGATGAGCGGGCCAGCAGTGTTGAAATTATCTGCTTTTGGAGCGCGAATTTTAGCAGAAAAAGGCTATCAATACAATGTAGAAGTAAATTGGTTATCGAGACCAACCGATAAAATTGTGAACGTGTTGTTGAATTTAAAAAAGAAACAACCAAAAAAACAAGTGTTTTTAAAATCACCGTTTGCTGAAATTCCAAGAAGATTGTGGGAACGTTTTGTTGCTGCTTCTGATATTACAGAAATTTTTAAATGGGCAGATTTAAGCAATCATCACATAGAGAAATTAGCAAATCAACTGACAAAAGGAGTGTTTAATGCCAACGGGAAAAGTACTTTTAAAGAAGAGTTTGTAACTGCTGGCGGAATCGATTTAAAAGAAATTAATTTTAAACGTTTTGAAAGTAGAAAACACAATAATTTATTTTTTGTTGGCGAAATTTTAAATATTGATGCGGTAACTGGTGGTTTTAATTTTCAGAATGCTTGGACTGGTGGTTTTATTGCTGCAAAAGCGATTGCTGAGGGTTAAGAGGTTTTGTTAGTTTGTTTTTAAATAAAAAAGCGCAACTAAAAAATTGCGCTTAAATACACATGTTTGCGTTCTTTTTTATGCTTCATCATCTTCCTCAAAACAATTAAAAATAATTGAGTATCCATATTCCAACGCTTCTTCATACAATTCAACTTGATTTTCATCAACATCTTTTACAGTGTCTAGTGTAAAATATTCTTCTTCGATTTCGGTTACTTTCCAACCTTCACTTTTGATATAATATTTTGCCAGTTTGTACGCACCTTCAATATCTTTATAATCGATATATAAACTTACATAAGCGCCGATAACTTCATCGTATTGCTCAGATTTTTTTGTTGGTTTTGCTAACGCATTTATTAAAAACATAGTTTTAGGTTTTAAGTGATTATTCTTTTAGTAATTTTTTTATTTCTTTGGATAGATTATCTACATTTTTTTCGCCATTTCCTGTTGAGGTAAATCGGATAATTCCTTTTTTATCAATGATAAAATTTTTAGGAATGGCACCTTTTGCATATTTATTCCAAACGTTTCTGTTTGGATCAAATCCTGCGTTAAAAACAATTCCTTTTTCTTTTAAATAGTCCATTTTTTTTGAAACCAGTGCTTTGTCTTCTCCAATTGCAATCGGAATAAAAACAAAATCTTGATTTTTATATTTTTTCAAAATTTTAGAAGGCATTTCGTGGAATTCTCTGATACACGGAGCGCACCAAGTTGCCCAAAAATTAAGTAAAACAACTTTTCCTTTTAAATCGGATAACTGAATTTGCTCTCCGTTTACCATTTCTACAGTAAAATTTGCTGCCGTATCATTACTGTTTAAAATGTATTCTTTGGTAAACTTTTTAACATAAGCTTTTTCAACTTTTTTTGCTCTTTTTTTCTTTCTCATTTCTGATTTAGAAAAAATATCGATGACAGCAATAAACTCTTTTTCGCCCAATGTATTTCCAAGTTTCTTTTTTAAACGGATATATTCATCCTCAGAAATGCCATTTTTCATTCCTTTTATGAATCCGTTTTTCATATAATCGTTTATTTTTTCTCTTGAAACAATTTCATCATTTACAATAAAAATTTGTTGAAACGATTTCTTCTTTTGGGCAACCAAGATGTTTGCTGAAAAAATAAAGAGCAACGTTAAAAGAATTCCTTTTTTTACTATTTTTTGCATGGTGTTTTTTTATTTATGCTAATTCTCCTCTATGCGGAATTAAAGCGTCTCTGTATTTTTTCATATCAACTTCATCAACAGTTACAAAAGCAGTACTGTGAAAATCGTTGAGATGTTCGTGATTGATTTCATAATAATGCAACTTTTCTGTAGCTGCAAATTCTTTTAAATGAATGCAATGATGTTTTGCGGTTTTCAACCCATCTTCGCCTTTAAAATCCCAAATCAATTTTAGTTTTCTATTCATATCTACAAAAATACCTTTTTCAAATGAATGAAAAAGGTATTTTATCAACGAACTAAGTAAGAATGGTTTATTTTCCTTTCTACAACCCAGTAAGTAGGGAATACAAAGATGCTGTATTGAAAAAATTAGAAAATATATGACAATAAAAA encodes:
- a CDS encoding hydroxymethylglutaryl-CoA reductase, degradative, coding for MSKIISGFSKLTKQEKINWLSKNYFSPQPEIIQTLQQYWNADEKLQQLHDDFIENTVSNFYLPYGVAPNFVINGNHYVIPMVVEESSVVAAASKVAKFWSKRGGFKAEVISTTKIGQVHFMFEGNKADLISYFHQQKENLQKATASITKNMEKRGGGILDIELVDKTDKLANYYQLHATFETKDSMGANFINSCLEAIAKAFRKDDIEIVMSILSNYVPECLVRAEVSCKIDKLGGENPREFAQKFKQAVQIAEIEPYRAVTHNKGIMNGIDAVVLATGNDFRAIEAGAHAYAAKSGNYKSLTHCEIENDVFRFWIEIPLALGTVGGLTALHPMAKLSLDMLQKPSARQLMQIIATAGLAQNFAALKALTTSGIQQGHMKMHLMNILNQLNATNEEKEIVVASFKDKTVTYSAVVEQFNALRK
- a CDS encoding GYDIA family GHMP kinase; this encodes MEKHYSNGKLLLTGEYVVLDGATSLAVPTKFGQDLVVEAIEEPELIWGSFTNTGACWFEAIFDVPKLRLKNATFNSDKEGNAEFIAETLQKILSEARELNPDFLQTDKGLLVKTNLTFPRNWGLGSSSTLINNIANWANIDAYKLLWNAFSGSGFDIACAQHNSPILYQLENKEPSVKQVDFNPNFKDELFFVHLNKKQNSRDGIQRYVAYQSKKSFDSACLSVKQAQDDIKKISNLSNEFVKATSALDLEKIIEEHENIISSIVKLNPVKKELFSDYFGAIKSLGAWGGDFVLVTGNEDTPNYFKQKGFETILPYSKMVL
- a CDS encoding NAD(P)/FAD-dependent oxidoreductase; translated protein: MNKIIIIGGGAAGFFTAINAKEQNPDLDITILEKGNDVLQKVKISGGGRCNVTHACFEPKELVKFYPRGEKELLGPFHTFMTGDTFEWFDDRGVPLKIEEDNRVFPEANTSQAIIDCFENAVDTLGIKVLKNHGVNSVSKKDDEWIINTKNEIFIADKLVIAAGSSNKIWELVTTLDHSIIEPVPSLFTFNIKDKRIIDLLGISVPNATVNIVGTKLESTGPLLITHWGMSGPAVLKLSAFGARILAEKGYQYNVEVNWLSRPTDKIVNVLLNLKKKQPKKQVFLKSPFAEIPRRLWERFVAASDITEIFKWADLSNHHIEKLANQLTKGVFNANGKSTFKEEFVTAGGIDLKEINFKRFESRKHNNLFFVGEILNIDAVTGGFNFQNAWTGGFIAAKAIAEG
- a CDS encoding TlpA disulfide reductase family protein; amino-acid sequence: MQKIVKKGILLTLLFIFSANILVAQKKKSFQQIFIVNDEIVSREKINDYMKNGFIKGMKNGISEDEYIRLKKKLGNTLGEKEFIAVIDIFSKSEMRKKKRAKKVEKAYVKKFTKEYILNSNDTAANFTVEMVNGEQIQLSDLKGKVVLLNFWATWCAPCIREFHEMPSKILKKYKNQDFVFIPIAIGEDKALVSKKMDYLKEKGIVFNAGFDPNRNVWNKYAKGAIPKNFIIDKKGIIRFTSTGNGEKNVDNLSKEIKKLLKE